A stretch of Coccidioides posadasii str. Silveira chromosome 2, complete sequence DNA encodes these proteins:
- the ACO2 gene encoding aconitate hydratase (EggNog:ENOG410PFVP~COG:C~BUSCO:1819at33183), translating into MMWRHSAGTARAIAQCSPFGRYRSFATEATTPARPQVPSRSPPYPKILNKLNEVRRVLGSDRPLTLAEKVVYSHLDNVEESLLTGTQNGKSIRGQANLKLKPDRVAMQDASAQMALLQFMSCGLPSTAVPASIHCDHMIVGQKGADVDLPASIQGNKEVFDFLESAAKRYGIEFWPPGAGIIHQTVLENYASPGLFMLGTDSHTPNGGGLGAIAIGVGGADAVDALVDAPWELKAPKILGVKLEGALSGWTAPKDIILHLAGKLTVRGGTGYIIEYYGPGVETLSCTGMATICNMGAEVGATTSIFPFSPSMVPYLRATNRADIAEAASEIASSGPNNLLRADPKAEYDQHITIDLSTLEPHINGPFTPDLSVPLSSFAETVRKNNWPETFGAGLIGSCTNSSYEDMTRAEDLVKQASKAGLRPKADFFITPGSEQIRATLDRDQTLNTFSSAGGTVLANACGPCIGQWKRTDGVKKGETNAIFTSYNRNFRGRNDGNPGTMNFLASPEVVTALSYAGSTTFNPMTDSLSTPDGTSFKFSPPKGSDLPKAGFESGNPDFQPSVAVPDPSCEVVISPTSDRLAVLEPFAPFPKSELNSLRVLYKVKGQCTTDTISAAGPWLKYKGHLPNISANTLIGAVNAATGETNVAYDMDGKTYSIPDLASRWKDQGIEWLVIAEDNYGEGSAREHAALQPRYLGGRIIVAKSFARIHETNLKKQGVVPLNFADKADYDKIDACDSVDTVGLYDLLQNGGQGEVKLRVTKRNGEVMDIAVKHTLSKDQCGFILAGSALNLLAAQARS; encoded by the exons ATGATGTGGAGGCATAGCGCAGGCACAGCTCGGGCT ATTGCCCAATGTTCTCCCTTCGGCCGATATCGCAGCTTTGCGACGGAGGCCACCACCCCCGCCAGACCGCAGGTTCCCAGTCGTTCACCCCCTTATCCTAAGATTCTGAACAAATTAAACGAAGTCCGACGAGTTCTGGGGTCAGACAGGCCCCTCACCCTTGCTGAGAAAGTCGTCTATTCTCATCTTGACAATGTGGAGGAGTCACTCCTCACGGGCACTCAGAATGGGAAGAGCATTCGTGGTCAAGCCAATCTGAAACTTAAGCCGGATCGGGTGGCGATGCAAGATGCCTCTGCACAAATGGCTCTGCTTCAATTCATGTCCTGCGGACTTCCTTCGACCGCGGTTCCCGCCAGCATTCATTGTGACCACATGATTGTCGGCCAGAAGGGTGCGGACGTTGACCTTCCAGCCTCAATTCAGGGAAATAAGGAGGTCTTTGATTTCTTAGAATCCGCGGCCAAGAGATATGGTATTGAGTTCTGGCCCCCAGGCGCTGGCATTATTCATCAGACTGTGCTGGAGAATTACGCTTCTCCGGGACTGTTCATGCTGGGGACTGACAGTCACACTCCTAATGGTGGTGGATTGGGCGCAATTGCCATTGGCGTCGGTGGAGCAGACGCTGTGGACGCACTTGTGGATGCGCCGTGGGAACTGAAGGCCCCAAAGATCCTCGGTGTAAAGCTGGAGGGAGCCCTGAGCGGCTGGACAGCTCCTAAGGATATTATTCTTCACCTTGCCGGGAAACTAACAGTCAGGGGGGGAACTGGATATATCATTGAGTATTATGGACCTGGTGTGGAGACCCTCAGCTGCACAGGAATGGCTACAATTTGCAACATGGGCGCTGAAGTCGGAGCTACTACCTCGATTTTCCCATTCTCTCCCAGCATGGTCCCCTACCTCAGAGCGACCAACCGAGCAGACATTGCTGAGGCTGCCTCCGAGATCGCATCGTCTGGCCCTAATAATTTACTTCGAGCAGATCCTAAGGCCGAATACGATCAACACATCACAATTGATCTTTCTACGCTTGAGCCTCACATTAACGGCCCCTTTACCCCGGATCTTTCGGTTCCTCTTTCGTCCTTTGCAGAGACGGTGCGCAAGAATAACTGGCCAGAAACCTTTGGAGCTGGATTAATTGGAAGTTGCACTAATAGTTCTTACGAAGACATGACCCGTGCGGAAGATCTTGTTAAACAAGCTTCCAAGGCTGGTCTTCGTCCAAAGGCCGACTTCTTTATTACTCCTGGCAGCGAGCAGATTCGCGCAACCTTGGATCGTGATCAGACTCTGAATACATTTTCGTCAGCCGGCGGTACCGTCCTTGCGAATGCGTGTGGCCCTTGCATTGGCCAGTGGAAGCGAACAGATGGCGTGAAAAAGGGCGAGACCAATGCTATTTTCACGTCATACAACAGAAATTTCCGCGGCCGTAACGACGGAAACCCTGGAACAATGAATTTCCTTGCTTCCCCCGAGGTTGTGACAGCCCTATCCTATGCAGGCAGCACCACTTTCAATCCTATGACCGACAGTCTTAGCACTCCAGATGGTACATCTTTCAAATTCAGCCCTCCTAAGGGCTCGGATCTCCCCAAGGCTGGTTTTGAATCCGGAAATCCTGACTTCCAGCCCTCTGTGGCTGTTCCTGATCCCTCCTGCGAAGTTGTCATCTCCCCAACCTCCGACCGCCTTGCAGTTTTGGAACCTTTTGCTCCCTTCCCTAAGAGTGAGCTCAACTCACTACGTGTCCTTTACAAAGTCAAAGGCCAGTGCACCACGGACACAATCTCTGCGGCCGGTCCCTGGCTCAAGTACAAGGGACATCTCCCCAACATCTCCGCCAACACATTGATTGGCGCAGTCAACGCCGCCACGGGCGAAACCAACGTAGCCTACGATATGGATGGCAAGACCTACTCCATTCCAGATCTTGCAAGCAGATGGAAAGACCAAGGGATCGAATGGCTCGTCATCGCTGAGGATAACTACGGTGAAGGTAGTGCTCGAGAGCACGCCGCCTTGCAGCCGCGCTACTTGGGTGGCCGTATCATCGTGGCCAAGAGCTTTGCCCGCATCCACGAAACCAATCTGAAGAAACAGGGTGTTGTCCCACTAAATTTCGCGGATAAGGCTGATTATGACAAGATTGATGCTTGCGACTCCGTCGACACGGTTGGCTTGTACGATCTACTGCAAAACGGTGGACAGGGAGAAGTCAAGTTGAGGGTCACCAAGAGGAATGGAGAGGTCATGGATATCGCCGTGAAGCACACCCTGAGCAAGGATCAGTGTGGCTTCATTCTTGCAGGCAGCGCACTGAACCTTTTGGCCGCTCAGGCGAGATCGTAA
- a CDS encoding uncharacterized protein (EggNog:ENOG410PFAN~COG:S~BUSCO:6577at33183): protein MDSPAVTVPLDPQEQPILDQLLLIRDALLLLKQDKSTYIKSQDVLPYYDRVIEQVQLLNSIRSGRGESKEHNRVDNVLDDCFQLISLLFLTVGRNNEAPATYSMASTIKRLLDHLKEAAFYSQKDLDSIAKTLGKMGETVERGKETYSPQLVALLRTRLDNCEKQLAELQHELCFLSAQLAPTHETLVSILRSTAAANTRSNFSSSEVIGFKERLNEIKAGMKDGNFLASDGSIPEGQEIVKTLLDRCLKWVDIVLDRQGKIDERFKDQYDKLVEIRNQLDRLAMTQAWSLRETDLYMFQRKLNHIDECRVNGNFLDVSGQPADLHAQRTLLYLIRRSYALIYGLLISSEPVSEALLPIYNQLQTLRKCLMEVKESGGVSNSRELYPYSMKLNSIDNMRVDGKFYIGSDLPEGQGSVNELLAQCYDLCYELRAAAEEENSAKPNDLS, encoded by the exons ATGGACTCCCCTGCTGTTACTGTGCCGCTGGATCCCCAGGAACAGCCAATCCTGGATCAGTTGTTGCTCATCCGGGATGCTTTACTTCTCCTAAAACAGGACAAATCCACCTATATCAAGTCCCAAGATGTTCTCCCCTATTATGATAGAGTCATTGAGCAAGTCCAGCTGCTGAACAGTATCCGTTCAGGTAGAGGGGAGAGTAAAGAACATAATAGAG TGGATAATGTCTTGGATGACTGCTTTCAACttatttctcttttgtttctCACTGTCGGCAGGAATAATGAAGCTCCTGCAAC CTATTCAATGGCTTCAACAATTAAG CGGCTGCTCGATCATCTTAAAGAGGCTGCTTTCTACAGCCAAAAGGATCTCGATTCCATAGCAAAAACTCTCGGAAAAATGGGAGAAACTGTGGAGAGGGGTAAAGAAACATACTCTCCACAACTTGTCGCACTTCTGCGGACTCGATTGGATAATTGCGAGAAACAGTTGGCAGAATTACAACATGAACTTTGCTTCCTCTCCGCTCAATTGGCTCCCACGCATGAAACTCTTGTTTCAATATTAAGATCTACCGCTGCTGCTAATACGCGGTCCAAT TTTTCGTCATCCGAGGTTATAGGCTTCAAAGAAAGATTGAACGAAATTAAGGCAGGTATGAAAGATGGAAACTTTCTCGCATCTGATGGGTCTATCCCTGAAGGCCAGGAGATTGTAAAAACCCTTTTGGACAGATGTTTAAAATGGGTGGATATTGTATTGGATCG GCAAGGAAAGATTGATGAACGCTTCAAAGATCAGTACGATAAGCTAGTAGAGATTAGGAACCAACTTGACCGGCTTGCGATGACCCAAGCATGGTCCTTAAGAGAAACTGATCTTTATATGTTCCAGAGAAAACTCAATCACATAGACGAGTGTCGTGTCAACGGCAATTTTTTGGATGTATCTGGCCAACCAGCCGATCTTCATGCGCAAAGG ACTTTACTTTATCTGATTCGACGAAGCTATGCGTTGATATATGGCcttcttatttcttctgaaccagtatcagAAGCGCTCCTACCGATATATAACCAGCTCCAGACCCTTCGGAAATGCCTCATGGAAGTCAAAGAATCTGGCGGAGTTTCTAACTCGAGAGAACTATACCCATATAGCATGAAG CTAAATTCAATTGATAACATGCGGGTGGATGGCAAATTTTACATAGGATCTGACCTTCCAGAAGGTCAAGGCAGCGTTAACGAACTACTCGCCCAATGTTACGATCTATGTTATGAATTACGGGCTGCGgctgaagaagagaactCGGCGAAGCCGAACGACTTATCATAA
- a CDS encoding ribosomal protein P1 (EggNog:ENOG410PRWG~COG:J~BUSCO:17123at33183) translates to MSNPELAVSYAALILADDGVEISADKLQALLKAANVQDVEPIWTSLFSKALEGKDVKDILTNVGSAGAAAPAAGVAAAAGGAAPTEAAPAAEEKKEEEEESDEDMGFGLFD, encoded by the exons ATGTCTAACCCTGAGCTCGCTGTTTCCTATGCCGCCTTGATCCTCGCGGATGACGGTGTCGAGATCTCG GCCGACAAGCTTCAGGCCCTCTTGAAGGCTGCCAACGTGCAAGATGTTGAACCAATCTGgacttctcttttctctaaG GCTCTCGAGGGCAAGGATGTTAAGGATATCCTAACAAACGTCGGCTCCGCCGGTGCTGCCGCTCCTGCTGCTGGTGTCGCTGCCGCTGCTGGTGGCGCTGCTCCCACCGAAGCTGCACCAGCCGccgaggagaagaaggaggaag AGGAAGAATCCGACGAGGACATGGGTTTCGGCCTTTTCGACTAA
- a CDS encoding uncharacterized protein (EggNog:ENOG410PJRJ~COG:U~TransMembrane:7 (o20-38i50-70o76-100i176-198o218-236i256-274o286-306i)~BUSCO:10603at33183) — translation MEGVLTNSVPLTFREAASGILGSISLACWIFLLVPQLIENYRCGSAEAISITFLLVWFLGDLTNLIGALWAHLVPVVIAIAVYFCIADGVLISQCVYYNIQNARRAARYRRLSSTVSDTPDPTTPLLSRRMSENMGLPGSRRRSSASLQRMSSHRSAVQRRDSLAKILEETEPRSVWLKNISSVLGICATGVVGWAIAWQTGVWKPVAQTGPERSGEVALGATILGYISAICYLGARIPQIIKNYREKSCEGLSLLFFLFSLLGNASYGAGILFHSTEKEYFITNLPWLIGSLGTMVEDITIFVQFRIYANPNGSSAIV, via the exons ATGGAGGGAGTTCTCACGAACTCGGTACCCTTGACGTTTCGGGAGGCAGCATCAGGCATCCTTGGATCAATATCTTTGGCTTGTTGGATATTTCTCCTA GTCCCACAATTGATAGAAAACTACAGATGCGGGAGCGCAGAAGCCATATCAATCACATTCCTTCTTGTATGGTTCCTAGGCGACTTGACAAACCTGATCGGCGCGCTGTGGGCTCACTTGGTCCCCGTCGTCATCGCCATTGCGGTCTATTTTTGCATAGCAGACGGCGTCCTGATAAGCCAGTGCGTCtactataatattcagaatGCACGCAGAGCTGCTCGCTACCGCCGCTTATCGAGCACAGTTTCCGACACCCCTGATCCGACTACGCCCCTGCTGAGCCGACGGATGAGTGAAAACATGGGCCTTCCCGGGTCGCGGCGAAGATCGTCTGCCTCATTGCAACGAATGAGTAGCCACCGCTCTGCGGTCCAACGGAGAGATTCGTTGGCaaagattttggaggagACGGAACCAAGAAGCGTTTGGCTGAAGAATATATCCAGCGTTTTGGGAATCTGCGCGACGGGTGTCGTAGGCTGGGCTATTGCGTGGCAAACGGGGGTGTGGAAACCCGTTGCGCAAACTGGACCTGAACGTTCTGGAGAAGTTGCGCTAGGAGCGACAATTTTGGGATATATCAGTGCGATTTGCTATTTAGG TGCGAGAATTCCACAAATTATTAAGAATTACAGGGAGAAATCCTGTGAAG GGCTttcattattattttttttattctcTTTGTTAGGCAACGCATCATATGGCGCAGGG ATTTTATTTCATTCAACCGAAAAGGAATATTTCATCACCAATCTCCCGTGGCTTATCGGATCTCTAGGTACCATGGTGGAGGACATCACAATTTTCGTGCAGTTCCGTATATATGCCAACCCCAATGGATCCTCGGCCATTGTATAA
- a CDS encoding uncharacterized protein (BUSCO:143414at4751~EggNog:ENOG410PJK3~COG:S~BUSCO:2807at33183), with amino-acid sequence MSFRAFKRLQKQRELEQQKAEQDNASDDDSQDLKPSTSKFNAFDLLETEEADEQQSDIEEAPLEAKPEPAPTPKTGGSKKKKQKKQKGKNGTVTKDVKPSGSATPKHEDLDDIDRALQELSTKNAGEGPDNLADRQSRIANDETENMLCALLAVDSKRLNAMNEMKRLFGNAAVESRHSNGGQQFPARRRERNRQALDLGRALTGRFSPASRGQDLSGTTLRKNVLMQGKDEWPRANSGGLGMEVVEKRPSGVTEYKLVHNAAYVDAQRQFDMCVQSMQAERMIEHLQFNPYHISTLLQVSEIAKHQGDHAVSGDLLERALFNIGRSVQSSFASCIKEGKARLDFNLKENRELWLAGWRYIINLGMKGTWKTAYEWAKLLLSLGDEDPYCVSLTIDQIAIKAREHEHFIQLCSHPTFKSRWELFPNIQCSLALAHFQKGNAKESRAQLRFAMSRYPWVFCRLVQELNVNSVPKSIWGAQAPDNAFRLLTELYINRAKDIWNTPEAISLLVEVAGNISAPEPAAKAPEISLNVARHIILSDIPAVTTHLPRTFTTRHISASDPLPPNGLPEEQSASSWFFDAVRNAIGLDNAEHLRGGFAPPGRDDSGSEGAEWPEGSEEGTVTYLLDEGWQELCQFLDVHGIDPGNWQIDRDRTPLASWVETLRRLDPEPQNFFMQFAATTSNPDIMLELLREELARQTEEG; translated from the exons ATGTCTTTCAGGGCTTTCAAGAGACTACAGAAGCAGCGCGAACTTGAACAGCAGAAAGCTGAGCAAGACAATGCATCTGACGATGATTCACAGGACCTGAAGCCATCCACCTCGAAATTCAACGCCTTTGACCTCTTGGAAACCGAAGAAGCGGATGAGCAGCAATCAGACATTGAGGAGGCGCCTTTAGAGGCTAAACCAGAGCCGGCACCTACGCCAAAGACTGGCGgaagcaagaagaagaaacagaaaaagcaaaagggaaaaaatgGCACAGTCACGAAGGACGTTAAACCCTCCGGCTCAGCTACACCCAAGCATGAAGATCTGGACGATATCGATCGAGCCTTGCAAGAACTCTCTACGAAGAATGCTGGAGAAGGGCCGGATAATCTTGCCGACAGACAATCACGAATTGCGAACGATGAAACCGAAAACATGCTTTGTGCGCTGCTGGCGGTTGATTCCAAAAGGCTGAATGCGATGAATGAAATGAAGAGACTGTTTGGCAATGCTGCTGTAGAAAGTAGACATTCAAATGGTGGACAACAGTTTCCAGCTCGCAGGCGGGAGAGAAATCGGCAGGCGCTTGACTTGGGCAGAGCGTTAACTGGGAGGTTCAGCCCCGCGAGTCGAGGGCAGGATCTCTCCGGAACGACTCTTCGGAAAAATGTACTCATGCAAGGTAAAGACGAATGGCCCCGAGCAAACAGTGGTGGTCTTGGGATGGAGGTTGTAGAAAAACGGCCTTCTGGAGTGACTGAATATAAGCTTGTTCATAACGCAGCATACGTTGATGCTCAAAGACAATTTGACATGTGTGTGCAGTCAATGCAAGCGGAGAGAATGATAGAGCACCTGCAATTTAATC CATACCACATATCTACCTTGCTACAAGTATCAGAGATCGCCAAACACCAAGGCGATCATGCTGTCTCCGGCGACCTGTTAGAAAGGGCATTGTTTAATATTGGCCGGTCCGTCCAGTCGTCCTTCGCCTCTTGCATAAAAGAAGGGAAGGCAAGGCTGGACTTTAATCTGAAAGAGAACCGCGAGCTTTGGCTTGCTGGGTGGAGGTATATCATAAACCTAGGGATGAAGGGCACATGGAAAACTGCGTACGAGTGGGCAAAGCTTCTTCTGAGCCTGGGTGACGAAGATCCGTATTGTGTGAGCTTGACGATTGATCAGATTGCAATAAAAGCCAGAGAGCATGAACACTTCATCCAACTCTGCTCGCATCCTACTTTCAAAAGTCGCTGGGAATTATTCCCAAATATTCAGTGCTCCCTAGCTCTGGCGCATTTCCAAAAGGGAAATGCAAAGGAGTCGAGAGCGCAACTCCGTTTCGCCATGTCCCGATACCCATGGGTGTTTTGTCGGCTTGTTCAGGAACTAAATGTTAACTCCGTACCGAAGTCCATCTGGGGAGCGCAAGCTCCCGACAATGCTTTTAGGTTGTTAACCGAGCTGTACATCAACCGTGCCAAGGATATATGGAACACGCCAGAAGCAATATCTCTTCTAGTGGAAGTAGCCGGCAACATTAGCGCTCCGGAACCCGCAGCAAAGGCCCCAGAAATATCGTTGAACGTCGCCCGTCATATCATTCTCTCTGATATCCCAGCGGTCACAACACACCTGCCAAGGACCTTCACAACCAGGCATATTTCAGCGTCCGATCCATTACCGCCGAATGGGTTACCTGAAGAACAATCTGCCTCTTCATGGTTCTTCGATGCTGTGCGAAATGCAATTGGCCTCGATAACGCCGAACACCTCCGTGGCGGATTTGCACCTCCAGGGCGAGATGACTCAGGCTCCGAGGGTGCTGAATGGCCTGAAGGAAGCGAAGAAGGCACCGTTACATACCTTCTGGATGAGGGTTGGCAAGAACTCTGTCAATTCTTGGATGTCCACGGTATCGACCCGGGTAACTGGCAGATTGACCGAGATCGTACGCCTTTAGCCTCCTGGGTCGAAACATTGCGCCGGCTTGACCCGGAACCACAGAACTTTTTTATGCAGTTTGCAGCCACGACATCGAACCCAGATATCATGCTTGAATTATTGAGAGAAGAACTAGCGCGGCAAACTGAGGAGGGCTGA
- a CDS encoding uncharacterized protein (EggNog:ENOG410PFV7~COG:T~TransMembrane:1 (i59-80o)~BUSCO:3870at33183), which produces MRRAAIQAFRTARFHPVRRVAGPPPAPLFSSNHALTSRVAFSSRSTATFIPAVLQSSMFFRNFSLAFISTLVASGAWYAYKGNPNQQELAPTAALNATPSLIQQNTNGVYSGTAGHHTSAVAGDNPTLQSDSSLVVEDQQYTATSVSEQPVSKQTSETGNRVVGMLTPEQATEKLRRNEESYLVGRGKGVVRYDVVQLPSNDPIEDDHAEKIVVSSTADGSSSDWMFWGVFDGHSGWTTSAKLRQALISFVTRELNSTYKTASSKPGFPYPSPEAIDAAIKRGFVNLDNEIVHKSVDRVLKANSKRVAAELLAPALSGSCALLAFYDSSSKLLHVACTGDSRAVLGRRTPNGKWTATPLSEDQTGSTVSEAQRLRREHPGEDNVVRNGRVLGNLEPTRAFGDAFYKWKRDTQDKIKRHFFGRTPHQYLKTPPYVTAEPVVTSTKIEPQKGDFLVLASDGLWEMLSNEEVIGLVGQWIEQQRASAQGKDGVKSWLQSWWSSVDQLPIEKPSRDDATGQRAPFRQMQYNILQNENRFVVEDKNAATHLVRNALGGKDKDTVCALLTLPSPYSRRYRDDLTVEVIFFGESEDTGAVTINTEASSSTHEIPAKL; this is translated from the exons ATGCGTCGAGCGGCAATCCAGGCCTTCCGTACAGCCCGGTTCCATCCTGTGCGGAGGGTTGCTGGCCCTCCCCCAGCTCCGCTCTTCTCGAGCAATCATGCACTGACGTCTCGAGTTGCATTTTCCTCCCGGTCCACCGCTACCTTCATACCGGCGGTACTACAGTCATCAATGTTTTTCCGTAACTTTTCTTTAGCTTTCATTTCGACACTCGTGGCATCTGGCGCCTGGTATGCATACAAGGGCAATCCGAATCAACAGGAGCTTGCACCTACTGCAGCTTTAAATGCGACTCCTTCACTCATCCAGCAAAATACAAACGGTGTCTATTCAGGTACGGCAGGCCATCATACTTCGGCAGTAGCAGGCGACAATCCGACACTTCAGTCGGACAGTTCACTCGTTGTGGAGGACCAGCAATATACCGCCACCTCTGTCAGCGAACAGCCCGTCTCGAAACAGACGAGCGAGACCGGCAATAGAGTGGTAGGAATGTTAACTCCGGAACAAGCAACCGAGAAGCTTCGCAGAAACGAAGAATCATACCTGGTTGGCCGCGGAAAGGGTGTCGTTCGGTATGATGTCGTTCAACTTCCTAGCAATGACCCGATTGAAGATGATCATGCCGAAAAGATCGTTGTCTCTTCTACAGCGGATGGATCATCGAGTGATTGGATGTTTTGGGGTGTCTTCGATGGCCATTC CGGCTGGACTACCTCTGCAAAGCTTAGGCAagctttgatctcttttgTGACACGTGAACTAAATTCCACCTACAAAACTGCCTCCTCCAAGCCAGGTTTCCCGTATCCTTCTCCCGAAGCCATCGATGCTGCTATAAAAAGGGGTTTCGTCAATCTCGACAATGAAATTGTGCACAAGAGCGTGGATAGAGTCTTGAAGGCCAATTCAAAAAGAGTTGCTGCAGAACTTCTAGCGCCTGCACTCTCCGGTTCATGTGCTCTCCTAGCCTTCTATGATAGCAGCTCCAAATTGCTGCATGTTGCTTGTACTGGAGATTCCAGAGCAGTTTTAGGTCGCAGAACACCAAACGGGAAATGGACTGCTACTCCCCTCTCCGAAGACCAGACGGGATCTACGGTGTCTGAGGCTCAGCGGCTACGTCGAGAGCACCCTGGAGAAGATAATGTTGTGCGCAATGGACGCGTGTTGGGTAACCTCGAGCCTACTCGTGCTTTTGGCGACGCATTCTACAAATGGAAGCGAGACACTCAAGACAAGATCAAGCGTCACTTTTTCGGACGTACACCACATCAATATCTGAAGACACCACCCTACGTTACGGCGGAACCTGTCGTAACGTCAACTAAGATTGAGCCTCAGAAAGGAGATTTCCTTGTATTGGCATCGGATGGGCTATGGGAAATGCTTAGCAACGAAGAAGTCATTGGGCTTGTCGGTCAATGGATCGAACAGCAGCGTGCAAGCGCACAAGGTAAAGATGGTGTTAAAAGCTGGCTTCAGAGTTGGTGGAGTTCAGTGGACCAGTTGCCAATTGAAAAACCTTCGCGTGACGATGCAACTGGACAGCGTGCACCATTCCGTCAAATGCAATATAACATCCTTCAAAATGAAAACCGCTTCGTAGTTGAGGACAAGAACGCGGCGACACATTTGGTTAGAAATGCCCTTGGAGGAAAGGATAAGGACACGGTGTGCGCACTGCTCACCCTTCCCAGTCCTTATTCGAGAAGATATCG TGACGACCTTACTGTTGAAGTAATTTTTTTCGGCGAGAGTGAAGATACCGGTGCTGTGACGATCAATACAGAAGCTAGCTCCTCCACCCACGAAATACCTGCTAAACTTTGA
- a CDS encoding uncharacterized protein (EggNog:ENOG410PQHW~COG:U~TransMembrane:3 (i94-109o129-156i194-215o)~BUSCO:11536at33183), whose protein sequence is MPLQIWSLSHSSKMKKLNPLVVGWGRYFQGAVLTKAAVNRAYISPNAAEIQSQLLLRKKTKELYKRWKIRPWTRFAPLFQLPVWLTMMESMRRMVGMTGGLLSIVQGWLEKHPEVPNVPMVPSLSTEGALWFPDLLAADPYCALPVILSAAVFTNVTWGWKIKKREDIPKLPTRKERIAAHTMRVLKRTFQASALFLCPVMIASEVPAGMLIYWISSTLFATAQTKALPKIISTKSIPAPCKEKAVAVVIGGEAKTQLSGFENLGEKPTKIKTFTGR, encoded by the coding sequence ATGCCTCTCCAGATCTGGTCGTTATCACATTCCAGCAAAATGAAGAAGTTAAACCCATTGGTGGTTGGATGGGGTCGCTACTTCCAGGGTGCCGTCCTTACAAAAGCTGCTGTGAACAGGGCCTATATCAGCCCCAATGCGGCTGAAATTCAGTCCCAACTGCTACTTCGGAAAAAGACTAAGGAGCTCTACAAGCGGTGGAAGATACGACCGTGGACTCGATTTGCCCCTTTATTTCAGCTCCCGGTGTGGTTAACAATGATGGAGAGTATGCGTAGAATGGTTGGAATGACCGGTGGCCTACTGAGCATCGTTCAGGGATGGTTAGAGAAACATCCGGAGGTGCCCAATGTTCCCATGGTTCCATCTCTATCTACTGAAGGCGCATTGTGGTTCCCTGATCTTCTTGCCGCTGATCCTTATTGTGCGCTTCCGGTAATTCTATCTGCGGCGGTGTTTACCAACGTGACATGGGGATGGAAGATAAAAAAGCGTGAAGACATTCCTAAGTTGCCCACTCGGAAAGAGAGAATAGCAGCTCATACAATGAGAGTTTTGAAGCGAACTTTCCAAGCTTCAGCTTTGTTCCTATGTCCGGTTATGATCGCGTCAGAAGTCCCTGCCGGAATGTTGATATACTGGATCTCTAGTACCCTCTTTGCGACGGCACAGACGAAAGCTCTACCGAAAATAATCAGTACAAAGTCAATACCGGCTCCATGCAAGGAGAAAGCCGTTGCAGTCGTAATCGGAGGGGAAGCAAAAACTCAACTTTCCGGATTTGAAAACCTGGGTGAAAAACCGACGAAAATCAAGACTTTTACAGGCCGCTGA